A stretch of Cicer arietinum cultivar CDC Frontier isolate Library 1 chromosome 5, Cicar.CDCFrontier_v2.0, whole genome shotgun sequence DNA encodes these proteins:
- the LOC101511999 gene encoding probable L-ascorbate peroxidase 6, chloroplastic/mitochondrial isoform X1, translating to MAERVLLTPSLPLPTTRPSTTTMATISGTAAARMIPSATRATVSLSSSSRSFFSFSSSSSSVSSLQCLRSSPRISHLFLDQRRADVRVSSGRYGTASVTKALASDPDQLKSAREDIKELLRTKYCHPLMIRLGWHDAGTYNKNIEEWPQRGGANGSLRFEAELKHGANAGLVNALKLLQPIKDKYSGVTYADLFQLAGATAVEEAGGPKIPMKYGRVDVSGPEQCPEEGRLPDAGPPSPADHLRQVFYRMGLNDKEIVALSGAHTLGRSRPDRSGWGKPETKYTKDGPGAPGGQSWTAQWLKFDNSYFKDIKEKKDEDLLVLPTDAALFEDPSFKVYAEKYAEDQEAFFKDYAEAHAKLSNLGSKFDPPEGIVIDGSPNAEKFVAAKYSSGKRELSDAMRQKIRAEYEAVGGSPEKALKSNYFLNIIIVIAALAILTSLLGN from the exons ATGGCAGAACGTGTGTTACTCACTCCTTCACTACCTTTACCAACTACTAGACCTTCAACAACCACAATGGCTACTATTAGTGGCACCGCCGCCGCTCGCATGATCCCTTCCGCTACCAGAGCCACCGTTTCACTCTCCTCTTCTTCCCGTTCGTTTTTctcattttcatcatcttcttcttcggtTTCTTCGCTGCAATGCTTGCGGTCTTCTCCTCGCATTTCTCACCTGTTTCTCGATCAG CGAAGAGCAGATGTTCGTGTTTCGAGTGGACGCTACGGAACGGCTTCTGTTACAAAGGCTTTAGCATCTGATCCTGATCAGTTGAAGAGCGCTCGAGAAGATATCAAGGAGCTTCTCAGAACTAAGTACTGTCATCCTCTTATG ATTCGGTTGGGATGGCATGATGCTGGTACTTATAATAAGAATATTGAGGAGTGGCCACAGAGAGGTGGAGCCAATGGTAGCTTAAGATTTGAAGCTGAGTTGAAACATGGAGCCAATGCTG GACTTGTAAATGCATTGAAACTTCTCCAGCCAATCAAAGACAAATATTCAGGCGTGACCTATGCAGATTTATTTCAGTTAGCTGGTGCTACAGCTGTGGAG GAAGCTGGAGGCCCAAAGATTCCCATGAAATATGGAAGAGTAGATGTCTCTGGACCGGAACAATGCCCTGAAGAAGGGAGACTACCTG aTGCAGGCCCCCCTTCACCTGCTGATCATTTGCGTCAAGTTTTCTATCGAATGGGATTGAATGACAAG GAAATTGTTGCATTATCTGGTGCGCACACACTGGGGCGGTCTAGACCAGACCGTAGTGGCTGGGGAAAACCTGAGACTAAGTACACG AAAGATGGGCCAGGAGCACCTGGTGGACAATCCTGGACCGCACAATGGTTAAAGTTTGACAACTCATACTTCAAG GAcatcaaagaaaaaaaggatGAAGATCTATTGGTATTGCCAACTGATGCTGCTCTTTTTGAAGATCCTTCCTTCAAG GTATATGCTGAGAAATATGCTGAAGATCAGGAAGCATTCTTTAAAGATTATGCTGAAGCACATGCCAAACTCAGCAACCTTGGATCCAAATTTGATCCTCCAGAG GGAATTGTGATTGATGGTTCTCCAAATGCAGAGAAGTTTGTAGCAGCCAAGTACTCCTCTGGAAAG AGAGAGCTGTCTGATGCTATGAGGCAGAAGATACGAGCTGAATATGAGGCTGTTGGCGGTAGCCCAGAGAAGGCTCtaaagtcaaactattttctaaacatcattattgttattgCTGCTTTGGCAATTTTGACATCCCTACTTGGAAACTAA
- the LOC101511999 gene encoding probable L-ascorbate peroxidase 6, chloroplastic/mitochondrial isoform X2: protein MAERVLLTPSLPLPTTRPSTTTMATISGTAAARMIPSATRATVSLSSSSRSFFSFSSSSSSVSSLQCLRSSPRISHLFLDQRRADVRVSSGRYGTASVTKALASDPDQLKSAREDIKELLRTKYCHPLMIRLGWHDAGTYNKNIEEWPQRGGANGSLRFEAELKHGANAGLVNALKLLQPIKDKYSGVTYADLFQLAGATAVEEAGGPKIPMKYGRVDVSGPEQCPEEGRLPDAGPPSPADHLRQVFYRMGLNDKEIVALSGAHTLGRSRPDRSGWGKPETKYTKDGPGAPGGQSWTAQWLKFDNSYFKDIKEKKDEDLLVLPTDAALFEDPSFKVYAEKYAEDQEAFFKDYAEAHAKLSNLGSKFDPPEGIVIDGSPNAEKFVAAKYSSGKE from the exons ATGGCAGAACGTGTGTTACTCACTCCTTCACTACCTTTACCAACTACTAGACCTTCAACAACCACAATGGCTACTATTAGTGGCACCGCCGCCGCTCGCATGATCCCTTCCGCTACCAGAGCCACCGTTTCACTCTCCTCTTCTTCCCGTTCGTTTTTctcattttcatcatcttcttcttcggtTTCTTCGCTGCAATGCTTGCGGTCTTCTCCTCGCATTTCTCACCTGTTTCTCGATCAG CGAAGAGCAGATGTTCGTGTTTCGAGTGGACGCTACGGAACGGCTTCTGTTACAAAGGCTTTAGCATCTGATCCTGATCAGTTGAAGAGCGCTCGAGAAGATATCAAGGAGCTTCTCAGAACTAAGTACTGTCATCCTCTTATG ATTCGGTTGGGATGGCATGATGCTGGTACTTATAATAAGAATATTGAGGAGTGGCCACAGAGAGGTGGAGCCAATGGTAGCTTAAGATTTGAAGCTGAGTTGAAACATGGAGCCAATGCTG GACTTGTAAATGCATTGAAACTTCTCCAGCCAATCAAAGACAAATATTCAGGCGTGACCTATGCAGATTTATTTCAGTTAGCTGGTGCTACAGCTGTGGAG GAAGCTGGAGGCCCAAAGATTCCCATGAAATATGGAAGAGTAGATGTCTCTGGACCGGAACAATGCCCTGAAGAAGGGAGACTACCTG aTGCAGGCCCCCCTTCACCTGCTGATCATTTGCGTCAAGTTTTCTATCGAATGGGATTGAATGACAAG GAAATTGTTGCATTATCTGGTGCGCACACACTGGGGCGGTCTAGACCAGACCGTAGTGGCTGGGGAAAACCTGAGACTAAGTACACG AAAGATGGGCCAGGAGCACCTGGTGGACAATCCTGGACCGCACAATGGTTAAAGTTTGACAACTCATACTTCAAG GAcatcaaagaaaaaaaggatGAAGATCTATTGGTATTGCCAACTGATGCTGCTCTTTTTGAAGATCCTTCCTTCAAG GTATATGCTGAGAAATATGCTGAAGATCAGGAAGCATTCTTTAAAGATTATGCTGAAGCACATGCCAAACTCAGCAACCTTGGATCCAAATTTGATCCTCCAGAG GGAATTGTGATTGATGGTTCTCCAAATGCAGAGAAGTTTGTAGCAGCCAAGTACTCCTCTGGAAAG GAGTAA